A single region of the Chrysoperla carnea chromosome 5, inChrCarn1.1, whole genome shotgun sequence genome encodes:
- the LOC123300548 gene encoding uncharacterized protein LOC123300548 has product MSINNEVVNNGLKDGTKVIPKCIGGTRKLRCLHKIPKINCKCENPNCAANKTRSSIEQTGSAEPFFEKAAPPRVSNNDQTILNDPNNVLWDTKNPDEYWCRSSLRMYPLVANASGILNNEVRMVSKRETLSDGPKKYYERRHFGVFVMFTTLNT; this is encoded by the exons ATGTCTATTAATAATGAAGTTGTTAACAATGGTCTAAAAGATGGTACAAAAGTAATACCAAAATGTATTGGAGGAACAAGAAAATTGCGATGTTTACATAAAAtcccaaaaattaattgtaaatgtgAAAATCCAAATTGTGCAGCGAATAAGACAAGATCAAGTATTGAACAAACAGGATCTGCTGAa ccattttttgaaaaagcagCACCGCCACGTGTTTCAAATAACGATCAGACCATTTTAAATGATCCAAACAACGTATTATGGGATACGAAAAATCCTGATGAATATTGGTGTCGGAGCTCATTACGAATGTATCCATTAGTAGCAAATGCAAGTGGTATCTTAAACAATGAAGTCAGAATGGTATCGAAACGTGAAACATTATCCGATGGAccgaaaaaatattatgaacgTCGACATTTTGGAG TTTTTGTAATGTTTACTACCCTTAATACATAG
- the LOC123299629 gene encoding tudor and KH domain-containing protein homolog — MPFSQKVFLPVLIGLSLCGASAYLVYLLTKNNDEEDNVPRSSPYRRSFEMKIPKDVVATLIGRGGSNIKEIQEKSGCRINFKDGDLDEEERTCVIRGTPDEIHLAELLITEFLASIALIEVEEIWVPKTACGRIIGRCGENIQRVMRSSNAKINISKEPEGSDDSQQKISIKGTSEQISVAISMIETFVAEDAEIRQNLAQRQPRGPPRISPAPSPTPLRKEASSTSIASSKNEKFVENGSHIDGQIEVYVSAVDDPSKFWVQIVGPKATELDQLVDQMTEYYSKEENASLHELTDISIGEIVAAKFEFDNKWYRAEIKKIRSEKDKSELLELYFVDYGDVAIASKNEVYELRTDFLRLRFQAIECYLANVEPINREWSEEAVDLFEELTQVAQWKKLWSKVVCYRDHRGRAGDSKDRRRREGSPIPGIQLYDNTKDGDLNVADELVKAGFAIYEKDSASLHGGSSLSSLNNDHVTPKSKTFDSMKLSNDSLDESSNISDVSSISESIDTKNDTTSDSVTTPNIPTIKLSDVDNKNVTPSSSNNDDNDLIFSTPAENANNTSTITTFSQYDNNFQQNGNTTEISGNGTGDQLLFNTPSSITKHTPTPKSTDDFLNNERLTHGGSGDSNMASSTPLTIKTNSLLRKIE, encoded by the exons atgCCTTTCagtcaaaaagtatttttaccgGTACTAATCGGTTTATCATTGTGCGGAGCAAGTGCATATTTAGTgtatttgttaacaaaaaataatgatgaagaGGACAATGTACCTAGGTCGTCACCATATCGACGAAGTTTTGAGATGAAAATACCAAAAGACGTAGTAGCTACATTAATTGGACGTGGTGGATCCAATATTAaagaaattcaagaaaaatcaGGATGTCGAATTAATTTTAAG GATGGCGACCTTGATGAAGAAGAACGCACCTGTGTCATTCGAGGCACTCCAGATGAAATACATTTAGCtgaattattaataacagaATTTTTAGCTAGTATAGCATTAATCGAAGTTGAAGAAATCTGGGTTCCTAAAACTGCATGTGGGCGAATTATTGGCCGTTGTGGCGAAAATATTCAACGTGTAATGCGATCATCAAATGCTAAAATCAATATTAGTAAAGAACCTGAGGGATCTGATGATTcccaacaaaaaatatcaattaaaggTACTTCTGAACAAATATCCGTTGCAATATCAATGATAGAAACGTTCGTTGCTGAAGACGCTGAAATTCGTCAGAATTTAGCACAACGCCAACCTCGTGGACCACCACGAATATCACCTGCTCCAAGTCCCACTCCTTTAAGAAAAGAGGCAAGCTCAACTTCAATAGCTTcgtcaaaaaacgaaaaatttgttgaaaatgggTCACATATTGATGGTCAGATTGAAGTCTATGTATCGGCCGTTGATGATCCTAGTAAATTTTGGGTACAAATTGTTGGACCAAAAGCTACCGAATTAGATCAACTTGTTGATCAGATGACTGAATATTATAGTAAAGAAGAAAATGCGTCGTTACATGAATTAACAGACATTTCAATCGGTGAAATTGTTGCCGCAAAATTTGAGTTCGATAATAAATGGTATCGtgctgaaattaaaaaaatcagatcGGAAAAAGATAAATCCGAATTACTCGAATTGTATTTTGTCGATTATGGTGATGTTGCCATTGCAAGTAAAAACGAAGTTTACGAGTTACGTACTGACTTCTTACGATTACGATTCCAAGCGATCGAATGCTATTTAGCTAATGTTGAACCAATCAATCGTGAATGGAGCGAAGAAGCTGTCGATTTATTCGAAGAGTTAACACAAGTTGCTCAATGGAAAAAGCTATGGTCGAAAGTTGTATGTTATCGTGATCATCGTGGAAGGGCTGGTGATTCTAAAGACCGTCGTCGTCGGGAAGGATCTCCAATCCCGGGTATCCAGTTATACGATAACACAAAAGATGGTGATTTAAATGTGGCTGATGAGTTAGTAAAAGCTGGTTTTGCTATTTATGAAAAAGATTCTGCATCCTTACATGGAGGTTCATCTTTAAGCTCTTTAAATAATGACCATGTTACACCCAAATCGAAAACTTTCGATTCTATGAAGTTATCAAATGATTCATTGGATGAGAGCTCAAATATTTCCGATGTTTCCAGTATTTCTGAATCAATTGATACGAAAAATGATACAACCTCAGATTCAGTTACAACTCCAAACATTCCAACGATTAAATTGTCCGATGTtgataataaaa ATGTAACTCCAAGTTCATCCAACAATGACGAtaacgatttaattttttcaactccgGCAGAAAATGCGAATAATACTTCCACCATTACCACTTTCTCACAAtacgataataattttcaacaaaatggaaATACAACTGAAATTAGTGGTAACGGAACCGGCGATCAATTACTATTTAATACACCATCAAGTATCACCAAACATACACCAACACCAAAATCAACAGATGACTTCTTAAACAATGAGCGTTTAACTCATGGCGGAAGTGGTGATAGTAATATGGCTTCCTCTACACCATTaactattaaaacaaattcattattacgtaaaattgaataa